The Nitrospira sp. sequence GCGTGTCCCGGAGATCTTGCCCGCCTCCAACAGGCTTGGTATGTTGCGGATTCTAGGGATGATTCCAAACTTGGAGGTCATATGAAAAAGACACCTGCTAGGACAGTGGCCAACATCGGAAAACAGCTTGTTCGGAAAGGCAAGACTCTACGAGGCAAAGCGGGCGCAACGGCTCGTACACTCAAAAAAACCGTCACTCAGGCTCTATCCACATCGAGCCGGCGGCTCAAGAAAGGGGTCAAGACGGCGAAATCCACGCCCACCAGCGGTCAGGCCAGAAAGGTCGGCCGAGCCGTCGGCGGCTTCCTGGGCCAAGCGATCGGCCGCGCCGAACAGATTGTCACACGAGTCGTGAAGAAGGGATAGCCGAACGCCCCGTCTTTTTGAGATCGTCCATCCCGAATTTCCTACACGGCACTTTGAGAGTCGGAAAACCATTCTGTACGCGGACGCCAAATCCGACCTTTTCGGAGTCATGTCCATGTCCCCGAACAAATAGACGCCGTCATGTCGTCATCACGCTGTTATCTTGACTCTCTCTCCGGTCCCCCGTACGCTCAGTGCCTGCTGAAATTTCATATCTTTGTGGCAACTGAACCTTTCCCTTTTTGTTGACTGTACAAGGAGGTGCCTCAGATGGCTCAAAGACCATTTCAAACGGGAGCTGCCGTCAATCTTAGCAATGGAGAAAGCGTCAAGGACATCGTTGTCCTGACCATTCCAGCCAGAAAACGATTCGATGTCAGATTTGTCGGGATCAATGGATTCGGACAGCCGAATCAACCGCTCTTCTATGCAGTTCACGTGACCACACGGTCGAAAACAGGCATCTATCCCATTGCGCCTGCCGGCGCTTCTGAGATCGCTGATCCCGAATTTCCTGCAAGATATTTTGGGAGTCAGGAAGTCACCCTCTACGCGGATCCCAAATCCGACCTGATCTTTACGGTCGCGCGCAAGGATACCTCGGCCAACGTGAGGGTATTTATCGATATCTGCGGGCTTCTCACCGATGTATGAAGAAAGCAGCGGACTCGGCGAGCGGAAATTCCCGGATGAAAGACTCGTAACCATGACCAAGGAAATAACGACCATATGCACTCTGCTGTGAATCCGTCTTCCATCTTGCAGACCGCCTTTGGTTTTTGGGGGTCCAAGGTCCTGCTCACGGCGGTTGAGATCGGCCTGTTCACCACGCTCGCCGATCGGCGTCTCACCGGCACGGAGCTGGGTAGGGAATTGCACCTCCATCCACGCGCCATCGCCGACTTTTTTGACGCGCTTGTGTCGATGAGGTTTCTCGACCGAGCCGGCGACGGACCGGAGGCAAAATATTTCAACACGCCCGAAGGTGCCGTATTCCTGGACGAAGCCAGCCCACGATATATCGGCGGGCTTCTGATCATGCTCAACGCACGGCTGTTCAAATTTTGGAACGATCTGCCCCAAGCCTTGCGGACCGGCCGACCGCAGAACGAGGTCAAACACGGACAGAAAGGCATGTTCGAGGAACTCTACTCGAACGTGCCCAGGCTGGAACAATTCATGGGTGCGATGACCGGCGCCTCGCGCATCAACTTCGAGACGTTCGCGGAGAAGTTTGACTTTTCCCGATTCCGAACTCTCTGCGACGTCGGCGGCGCGACCGGCCTGCTCAGCATTGAGGTCGCGAAGCGACATCGGCATCTCACCTGTATCAGCTTCGATCTGCCGGTTGTCGAACCGATCGCGAAGAAACACATTGCCGCTTCCGAGCTGGAAGCTCGCGTGAGCACGGCGTCCGGCGACTTCTTCAAGGACCCGCTGCCGAAGGCCGACCTCATCACGATGGGTATGATTCTGCACGACTGGAATCTGGAGAACAAGATGCGCTTGATCCGATCAGCCTACGACGCGTTGCCGGCGGGCGGCGCACTCGTCGCCATCGAAGCGTTGATCGATGATGCCCGCCGGGAGAATGTGCAGGGACTACTGATGTCCCTCAACATGCTCATCGAATTCGGCGATGCGTTCGATTATTCCGGCGCGGACTTCCGCCGATGGTGCGGTGACGTCGGCTTCAAGCGCTTCGAGGTCATGCACCTCGCCGGGCCGTCGAGCGCGGCTATTGCCTATAAATAGACGGTCCATTACTTGACTCTGTCTCCCCTCCCCCGTACGCTGAGGCAGCCTATGGGTTCCACCAATCACAAGAAAATCCTCATAGTCGAGGATGAGCAGGATATTCTGCAACTCGTCAAACTCTATCTGGAAAAGGAGGGGCTTCGACCTGTCACGGCGATGAACGGGCTCGAGGCGCTCAAGAAGGTCAAAGAAGACAAACCTGATCTCGTCGTCCTCGACCTGATGCTGCCCGAGATGGACGGGCTCGAAGTCTGCAAGCGGTTGCGTTCCGCAGCGGATACCGCGATGCTGCCGATCATTATGTTGACGGCAAAAGCTGAAGAATCGGACACGATCGTTGGACTCGAGTTGGGCGCCGATGATTACGTGACCAAGCCCTTCAGCCCCAAGGCGCTCGTCGCTCGGGTCAAAGCCCTGCTGCGTCGGGTGGAGCGTTCACCGACTACCGGCCCGGATCTGTATCGCTATGATACGCTCACGATGAACTTGTCCCGCCATGAGGTCAGCCTTGGTAAACAAGAGATCCCGTTGACCGCGAAAGAATTCGGTCTGCTGGAGCATCTCCTTCGGCATCGCGGTCGCGTGCTGACCCGCGAGGTGCTGCTCAATGCCGTGTGGGGATACGACTATTATGGCACGACCAGAACCGTCGACGTGCATATCCGCCGTCTGAAACAAAAACTCCCCCTTCTCGAAGAAGCCATCGTATCCGTCAAATCCCTCGGATACAAACTGAAAGATTTCGACGGATCAGGATGACGTGGTCGATTCGATGGAAAGTGACGGTCGGCACGCTCGCGGCGGTCGTCTGTGGCCTCGTGCTCGCCGGAGTGATCCTGGTCCAATTCTTCGAGCGACAAGCCCTCCTCGAACTGAGTGCGGTGCTGGCAACCAAAACCCAGCTCGTTGAGTACGCGGTCCAGCCGCTGTTTCACTCAGACTCTTCACCTCCGACACCGGCTTCCCTGCAAGAGACGGCGCGAGACCTCAGCAACCGCGCATCCGCTCGCATCACGTTGATCGCCGCAAACGGAACGGTGCTTGCCGACAGCGCCGTGCGGGATATCGACCTGTCCGCCCTGGAGAACCACCAGTCTCGGCCTGAGATCCAGCAAGCTTTTTCCACAGGACAGGGGCAGGACATCCGGATGAGTCACACCACCGGCGAGCGAACGATGTACCGCGCCGTCCTGCTGCGGCCGCCTCAGGCCGCTCCGCCGATCGTCGTGCGCGTGAGCCTTCCCATGGTTGTGTTGGATCGCGAGCTTTCGGAATTGCGACAACAGCTCTTTCTGGCTTTCGGCATCGCGCTCCTCGTCGCCCTCATGGTCAGTATCTGGCTGGCTTACAGTATCAGCAGGCCCCTCTCGGACATTGCGGCGGCGGCCCAATACTTGAGCTCCGGCAGCCGGGCCCTTCCCCTCCGAGCCACCACACAGGACGAGGTCGGTCTTTTGGCCACGACGCTCAACCATGTGGCGGAGCAGCTTCACGCGAAGATCGACGAACTCTCGGAAGATCGCGCCCAACTGCTTGCCGTGCTCACCTCGATGGTTGAAGGGGTCATGGTTCTGGATTATCGCGGCCAGGTCTTACAGATCAACCCGGCCCTCGAACGCATGTTCGGCATCTCACGAGTAGAGGCCCGTGGACGTCCCTGCGCGGAACTCTTCCGCCATCAACAACTCAACGATCTGGTGACGGCCATTCTCCAATCTCGCGCCCCCCACGAGGATGAAATCATGCTGCCGCTCAGCGGACGGTACCTCCAGATCGAGGCGTCCCCGGCGGGAGGCGAACGGGAAAACGAGGCCTGCATCGTCTTGGTATTTCACGACATCACCGAACTGCGGCGCCTGGAAAAAATACGGAAGGACTTTGTCGCGAACGTCTCACATGAACTTCGGACTCCGCTCACGTCCATCAAAGGCTACGTTGAAGCGCTTCTCGACGGTGCCAAAGATGACCCCCCCGTGGCCGCAAAGTTCTTGGAAATCATCCTCAAACAAAGCGATCGCCTCAATTTGATCATTGAAGACCTCCTCGAGCTGTCAAAGATCGAATCGGGCCGTGTCCTGTTGAAAGCGGAGCCCCTTGAGTTGCGCACTATTGTGGACCGAACCCTGTCGATCATGAAACCGATCGCCGACAAAAATCGGCACCGGCTCGTCACGGTGATCGACTCGTCGCTCCCCTCGGTGGCGGGTGACGAAGGCCGGCTCGTGCAAGTCTTGACCAATCTGCTCGATAACGCGATCAAGTACACGCCGGCAGGCGGGACCATCACCGTCGGCGCCAAGCTCATCCCTTCGTTTGGGACTGATCACCCGGCAAAGACGATCGAGCTCAGCGTTGCCGACACCGGAATCGGGATTCCCGAACAGGATCGTCCCCGCGTCTTCGAGCGCTTTTATCGTGTCGACAAAGCCCGATCCCGAGAGCTGGGCGGCACGGGGCTTGGGCTCGCCATCGTGAAGCATATTGTGGAAGGACATGGAGGGCACGTGTGGGTAGAAGCCAACCAGCCGCAGGGCAGTCGATTCGTCGTTCGCCTGCCGCTCAGCCCCAAGGCCAGAGGTCTGGCTCAAGTGACGGAAGCAAGTAAGGTATAAACGCCCGCTCCCAAGAGCGCAGCCCCGGGCAATGTCAACACCCACGCCGAGAAAATCTTGCTCGTGACTCCCCATCGAACGGCAGACAGCCGCTTGGTCGAGCCGACTCCCAAAATCGAGGAAGTGATGGTATGAGTCGTACTCACCGGCAACCCAAAGTGTGCTGCGAACAGTAAGACTGTTGCTGCGCCCGTTTCTGCTGCGAATCCGTGAACCGGTTCGAGTTTCACCATCTTGATCCCAAGGGTCCGGATTATCCGCCACCCACCGACGGTGGTTCCAAGCCCCATGGCCAGTGCGCAGGCTACGATGACCCACGTCGGCACTTCCGACGAAGTCAACTGGCCGGACGTTATTAACGCAAGCGTAATGATCCCCATCACTTTCTGAGCGTCGTTCGCTCCATGACTGAACGCCATGAAGCTTGCTGACACGAGTTGGAGTCGACTGAATATTTTACTTGCGACACCCCGATGAACTCGAAAAAACACCCAACTGACCGCAACCATGATGAGAAATCCCATCCCAAACCCTAAAAGAGGTGAGACGATCATGGCCTCAACAATCTTGCCCAGGCCGTTGAACTGGACAACGGCCCAGCCGCCATGAGCCACTGCCGCTCCGACAAGTCCGCCGATCAGCGCATGAGACGAACTAGTCGGCAATCCCAGCGCCAGTGTGAAGAAATTCCACAGGATCGCGCCACCCATCGCACCCGCGACCACCGTGTTGGTAATCGCGTCGGGAAAGACGATACCTCCTCCGATCATTTTCGCCACAGCCGTGGAAAAGAACGCTCCGGCAACATTCAATGCCCCGGCCAGGAACACGGCAGTGAGTGGACGTAATACACGCGTGGAGACGACCGTCGCCACGGCGTTCGCGCAATCGTGCCACCCGTTTGAAAAGTCAAACAGAAGAGCCAACACCACCGTTACAAGCAGCAAGCCGCTTAGTTCAGTCACATCTAACCAAAATGTTTTTCGCTGGCTTGGCAACCGTCGAGGTGTGCAGAACTTGAAAGAGGGAGTTCACAACTGAGCCATTCTTCACGGAGGGCTACGTCTGTTTCAGAACAATGCGTTCGATCACATTTGCGACATCTTCACACCGGTCGGTTCCTTCCTCCAACGTTTCGTAAATCTCTTTCCACTTGAGGACCTCGATCGGATTCGTCTCTTTCTCAAATAATTCTGCTATGGCATCACGTGACACACGGTCGGCCTCATTCTCCAAGCTGTTCACCTGCACAGTGAACTCTTTCATCTCCGTGTGAGACATGCCGATTCGATCGACTCCCCGACCCACGGCAATGGACGTGTGGTAAAGAATATCGGCAAGCCGGATCGCCCGTTCGGTAGGCCGCACGATCTTGTAGATCACCAATCGATCCGCCACGGCCTCCACGGCGTCGAGAATATCGTCCAATGCGCTGGCGAGATCGTGAATATCTTCCCGGTCGAGAGGAGTCAGAAAGGTTTGATTGAGGCGCAACGCAATGTCATGGGTAATTCCGTCTCCTACATGCTCCACTTCCTTAATCCGCTTCGTCTTTTCATGAATGTTCGTGTAGTCTTCCATCAACTCTTTGAGCAAGCGGCTGCCTTCGACGACATTGTGAGCTGCCTGTTTGAAGAGATCAAAAAAGGCTTCTTCTTTAGGAAGCAGGCCGAAGATCATTTCCAATTCCCTATGTCGAGTGCTTTCGCGCATGATACGCGAATATACAAATCACCGCCTTGACCATCATTACCACCGAACAAGTCCGGTTGCCCATGTCAGCCCGCCGCCGAAGCTGCCCAACAGCACCAAATCCCCCGACGAAATGTTCCCGCTGCGGACCGCATGATCGAGCGTGATCGGAAGAGACGCAGAAGACGTATTGCCATAGCGTTCGATGACCGACGCGAGTCGGCCCGGCTCAATTCCCAGCCGGTCCGCCACTTGAGCCAGAATTCGGCCGTTCGCCTGGTGGAGCACAACCTGCTTCAGGTCCGCCGGACGCATGCCGAATTCCTTCAGGATGTCCAGCACAGCCTGCTCGACCCGTCGAATGGCTAATCGAAACAGCGGTGCTCCCTGCATACGAAGCATGTGCTCCCGTTTGTTCAACGTGTCGGATGATAAGGGCCTGCGTGATCCTCCACCGGGGATCCGAATGAGCCCATGGTGAGATCCATCGGCAAACAACCTGATTCCGAGAATCCCCCGCGGTTCCGGGCATTGATCTTCCTCGCCTCGAATGAGGACGGCCCCAGCCCCATCCCCAAACAACAAGGCCGTCGCAGCATCCTGAGGATCGAGCGATCGAGACTTTACTTCTGAGGCCACAACCAAGCAGGTCTGTACCTGTCTGCTCTGAACCATGGCCTGCGCCATCGACAGTCCGTACAGAAATCCTGAGCAGGAGGCAGACACATCAAACGCCCCCACTTGCTTACACCCTAATCCGCGTTGGACAACACAGGCCGTGGACGGAAAGGCCATATCGGGAGAGGTCGTGGAAAGAACGATGGCATCGATGGAAGACGCAGCACAGCCCGCCGCGTCGAGCGCCCGGCGCCCCGCCTCAATGCCCATATCAGACGGCGCTTCGTGCTCACCGGCCCAATGGCGCGCCCGGATACCGGTGAGCCGTTGGATTCTGGCCGGGGACAAATTCAGCGTAGGAGCAATCTCTTCATTGGACACCACCCGGGACGGGAGATAGCTGCCAGTTCCAATAATCCGTGCTCGAATCATGCCAAAACCACCAAATATTCCAGGGGAATTGTCCAGATTTCCAATGCGCACAGGATTATAGGGAGCGTGAGAAGGCAGGTCAACCAAACCACTCTTCTGATTGCTTTTTGCCCGCATCCTTGCTATGTGTGTCCGTCATGGTCCCACGCGCGATTCGAACTGTTGCTGGTCCGTCATCCTGGTTGTCAGGTATATGGATGGCGGGGTGGCTCGGCATGATTTCCCTCTTTTTGGCCTCCTGTGCCGGAGATATCGGTACAGACGACGTACGGAAAGGGTTAAAGAAGGCCCTCAGCGGTACAGACGAGCAGATTTTTATCGGAGATACCGTTGAGAACCACTATCACCCGAATGTGATTATGAAGCGGGGTGAAGCGTATTTTGAAAAGGAAGAGTACGCGGAGGCCTTAGTCGAATACAAACACTTCATGGATCTCCACCGCAATCACGTTCTGGCCCCATATGCGGCCTTCAGGATCGGCGAGATTCATTTTAAGATGGCGAAGACCATCGATCGCGATCCCGAACCGATGCAAAAGGCCATTACCGCATTCGATCAGATGAGAAAAGACTTCCCTGGTAGCCGCTATGACACACAGGCCCAGCAAAAGCTCGAGGAGTGCCACGATTGGCTCTCTCAGATGCATCTTTTCGTGGGGCAATTCTACTACCGGCGAGGGTCCTACCTGGCGGCTGCGCATCGGTTTGAACAGATCATCAAAACCTACCCCAATAAGCCCGTCGCCTCTGACGCCCTGTACTTCCTGGCCAAGTCCTATCATGAAATGGGAGCCGACGATTGGGCAAGAGAAAAGCTCATCTTATTGGCGGAAAAGTATCCGGATAGTCCTTCTTCAGGGTCCGGAAAGAACCTGTTGGAGAAAATCGGCGGGGCGCAGCCAAGCACGCTGCTGGCGCAGAAGTCGGACTCGGCCCTCGTTTCCGACGCTGGACCCACAACGATGCTCCGAAGCAGCCGACCAGAACCCACCAATCGATCATCCGCTTCCCCACTTTCATCTCCACCGATAACGACGCTTGGCGTTCCTCCGTCACTCGATTCCTTTGTTGCTCCCTCTACCAACACGCTGGGGCAAGGCTTTACAGCCTGCCGCCTTGGCGCCTGGTGCTGATTCCGTCGTTAAAAGTCCGAAGCGTGGAGGGGGGGCTGCACACAGCGAGTTGAAGTTCGCTCTCCAGCACCCTGCTGACTGCTTTGAAGGATCGTTCAAAAGACCATCCAACGAGGCCCTAAGGCGTGAGGATCCTGAGGTCTACGATTGAGGTGCCGTGGGGCCAACGCAGGACTAAGAACGACATTGTGGGAGTTCTGTTTCAACGCCGGCTACTGGCCCAGATACCAGCCGATCCCATATCGCTCCAAAAAACTGGTCACCATCGTCAGTGAATTCGCATAGATCATCACGCCGACCAAGACCAACATAACTCCGCTCACGGTCGAAACGCCCCACAGATAAGCCCGCACTTCTTTGAAATAGGCCAAGAACCGATCAACACCCAATGCGGTCAGGAACAATGGCAACCCTAAGCCGACCGAGTAAAACGTCAACAACACGACCCCATTGAGAAGAGAGTCCGTCGTACTGGCATAGAGAAGGATGGATCCTAGTACCGGCCCCACACACGGAGTCCACCCTGCGGCGAAGGCGACCCCGATCAAGAATGACCCGAGATACCCGGCGGGGCGACTGCGGAATTGATACCGATGCTCCATCTTTAAGAATTTCAAGTTCAGAATCCCGAGCAGATACAGCCCAAACACGACAATCAACACCCCACCGATGCGTCGAATCGTGTCTTGATGAGTGATCAGAACCTGACCCAGAAAACTGGCTGATGCGCCGAACGCAATAAAGACAGAAGAAAACCCGGCGATGAACAACAACGAGTTCAGAACAATCGCTTTCTTGAACTTCACCCGTTCAGATGCATCCGCCAACTGTTCGACGGATAACCCCGTGATGTAGGAAATGTAGCTCGGCACCAGCGGCAGAACACATGGGGACACGAACGAGAGGAGCCCTGCTGAGAAGGCGGCAATGAGCGAGATCTGTGGGATAGACTGAGTCATGGTCACGACTTCATCAGTGCGTAAATCAAATCACGCGCTTCTGGCGAGTCCCAGTCACGAGCGCCAAAAATCTTTTGCCGCACGATACCATGACGGTCGACCATGAAGGTGATTGGGATCGT is a genomic window containing:
- a CDS encoding methyltransferase, producing the protein MHSAVNPSSILQTAFGFWGSKVLLTAVEIGLFTTLADRRLTGTELGRELHLHPRAIADFFDALVSMRFLDRAGDGPEAKYFNTPEGAVFLDEASPRYIGGLLIMLNARLFKFWNDLPQALRTGRPQNEVKHGQKGMFEELYSNVPRLEQFMGAMTGASRINFETFAEKFDFSRFRTLCDVGGATGLLSIEVAKRHRHLTCISFDLPVVEPIAKKHIAASELEARVSTASGDFFKDPLPKADLITMGMILHDWNLENKMRLIRSAYDALPAGGALVAIEALIDDARRENVQGLLMSLNMLIEFGDAFDYSGADFRRWCGDVGFKRFEVMHLAGPSSAAIAYK
- a CDS encoding response regulator transcription factor; translation: MGSTNHKKILIVEDEQDILQLVKLYLEKEGLRPVTAMNGLEALKKVKEDKPDLVVLDLMLPEMDGLEVCKRLRSAADTAMLPIIMLTAKAEESDTIVGLELGADDYVTKPFSPKALVARVKALLRRVERSPTTGPDLYRYDTLTMNLSRHEVSLGKQEIPLTAKEFGLLEHLLRHRGRVLTREVLLNAVWGYDYYGTTRTVDVHIRRLKQKLPLLEEAIVSVKSLGYKLKDFDGSG
- a CDS encoding PAS domain-containing protein; translated protein: MTWSIRWKVTVGTLAAVVCGLVLAGVILVQFFERQALLELSAVLATKTQLVEYAVQPLFHSDSSPPTPASLQETARDLSNRASARITLIAANGTVLADSAVRDIDLSALENHQSRPEIQQAFSTGQGQDIRMSHTTGERTMYRAVLLRPPQAAPPIVVRVSLPMVVLDRELSELRQQLFLAFGIALLVALMVSIWLAYSISRPLSDIAAAAQYLSSGSRALPLRATTQDEVGLLATTLNHVAEQLHAKIDELSEDRAQLLAVLTSMVEGVMVLDYRGQVLQINPALERMFGISRVEARGRPCAELFRHQQLNDLVTAILQSRAPHEDEIMLPLSGRYLQIEASPAGGERENEACIVLVFHDITELRRLEKIRKDFVANVSHELRTPLTSIKGYVEALLDGAKDDPPVAAKFLEIILKQSDRLNLIIEDLLELSKIESGRVLLKAEPLELRTIVDRTLSIMKPIADKNRHRLVTVIDSSLPSVAGDEGRLVQVLTNLLDNAIKYTPAGGTITVGAKLIPSFGTDHPAKTIELSVADTGIGIPEQDRPRVFERFYRVDKARSRELGGTGLGLAIVKHIVEGHGGHVWVEANQPQGSRFVVRLPLSPKARGLAQVTEASKV
- a CDS encoding inorganic phosphate transporter; amino-acid sequence: MTELSGLLLVTVVLALLFDFSNGWHDCANAVATVVSTRVLRPLTAVFLAGALNVAGAFFSTAVAKMIGGGIVFPDAITNTVVAGAMGGAILWNFFTLALGLPTSSSHALIGGLVGAAVAHGGWAVVQFNGLGKIVEAMIVSPLLGFGMGFLIMVAVSWVFFRVHRGVASKIFSRLQLVSASFMAFSHGANDAQKVMGIITLALITSGQLTSSEVPTWVIVACALAMGLGTTVGGWRIIRTLGIKMVKLEPVHGFAAETGAATVLLFAAHFGLPVSTTHTITSSILGVGSTKRLSAVRWGVTSKIFSAWVLTLPGAALLGAGVYTLLASVT
- a CDS encoding DUF47 domain-containing protein, which translates into the protein MFGLLPKEEAFFDLFKQAAHNVVEGSRLLKELMEDYTNIHEKTKRIKEVEHVGDGITHDIALRLNQTFLTPLDREDIHDLASALDDILDAVEAVADRLVIYKIVRPTERAIRLADILYHTSIAVGRGVDRIGMSHTEMKEFTVQVNSLENEADRVSRDAIAELFEKETNPIEVLKWKEIYETLEEGTDRCEDVANVIERIVLKQT
- a CDS encoding ketoacyl-ACP synthase III translates to MIRARIIGTGSYLPSRVVSNEEIAPTLNLSPARIQRLTGIRARHWAGEHEAPSDMGIEAGRRALDAAGCAASSIDAIVLSTTSPDMAFPSTACVVQRGLGCKQVGAFDVSASCSGFLYGLSMAQAMVQSRQVQTCLVVASEVKSRSLDPQDAATALLFGDGAGAVLIRGEEDQCPEPRGILGIRLFADGSHHGLIRIPGGGSRRPLSSDTLNKREHMLRMQGAPLFRLAIRRVEQAVLDILKEFGMRPADLKQVVLHQANGRILAQVADRLGIEPGRLASVIERYGNTSSASLPITLDHAVRSGNISSGDLVLLGSFGGGLTWATGLVRW
- the bamD gene encoding outer membrane protein assembly factor BamD; its protein translation is MISLFLASCAGDIGTDDVRKGLKKALSGTDEQIFIGDTVENHYHPNVIMKRGEAYFEKEEYAEALVEYKHFMDLHRNHVLAPYAAFRIGEIHFKMAKTIDRDPEPMQKAITAFDQMRKDFPGSRYDTQAQQKLEECHDWLSQMHLFVGQFYYRRGSYLAAAHRFEQIIKTYPNKPVASDALYFLAKSYHEMGADDWAREKLILLAEKYPDSPSSGSGKNLLEKIGGAQPSTLLAQKSDSALVSDAGPTTMLRSSRPEPTNRSSASPLSSPPITTLGVPPSLDSFVAPSTNTLGQGFTACRLGAWC
- a CDS encoding sulfite exporter TauE/SafE family protein; translated protein: MTQSIPQISLIAAFSAGLLSFVSPCVLPLVPSYISYITGLSVEQLADASERVKFKKAIVLNSLLFIAGFSSVFIAFGASASFLGQVLITHQDTIRRIGGVLIVVFGLYLLGILNLKFLKMEHRYQFRSRPAGYLGSFLIGVAFAAGWTPCVGPVLGSILLYASTTDSLLNGVVLLTFYSVGLGLPLFLTALGVDRFLAYFKEVRAYLWGVSTVSGVMLVLVGVMIYANSLTMVTSFLERYGIGWYLGQ